In the Festucalex cinctus isolate MCC-2025b chromosome 10, RoL_Fcin_1.0, whole genome shotgun sequence genome, one interval contains:
- the LOC144026739 gene encoding flavin-containing monooxygenase 5-like isoform X1, with amino-acid sequence MVQKVAVIGAGISGLTSIKSCLEEGLKPTCFESGPDIGGLWRFKEEPEPGRANIYESVVLNSSKERMAFSDFPPPAELPNNMRHSEVLLYLRMYAQNFGLLQHVRFQTAVVSVRQTADFADTGQWTVETEGSDGRRESEVFDAVMVCTGHFNTPHLPLKHFPGIDSFNGKYFHSWEYRNSEGLRGKRVVVIGIGSSGGDIAAEISRVAEKVYLSSRSGAWVVSRVGPWGLPVDMLHVSRMDAMLQRRFPSYSNRIAEKMFNRVFNHELYGLKPRHGIFEQNAVVSDDLPARIISGFVRLKTNVKDFRGSTLVFADGSAVDQVDVVVFATGYNYSFPFLPPTLQEKSGYRLCLYKHVFPPRLSRPTLAVVGFIHSLGSLTPQAEIQARWATRVFKGLSNLPTEEMMLDEIATETETMHKRYACSERTPIQVDYIPYLDSVASQIGVKPNVALLLLSDPKLAFQVLFGPCTSYQYRLKGPGCWTGARQAIFSQWDRVVRPFNTKVAPKALKIRLVPRPRTPSKLSMVLFSSAALLYGSFYNI; translated from the exons ATGGTTCAGAAGGTAGCTGTGATCGGCGCCGGGATTTCAGGCCTGACCAGCATTAAATCCTGTTTGGAAGAAGGTCTGAAGCCCACCTGCTTCGAGAGCGGGCCTGACATCGGAGGTCTATGGAGATTCAAG GAGGAACCGGAGCCCGGGCGGGCCAACATATACGAGTCGGTGGTCCTCAACAGCTCCAAGGAGAGGATGGCCTTCAGTGACTTCCCGCCTCCTGCAGAGCTCCCTAACAACATGCGCCACTCCGAAGTGCTGCTTTACCTGCGAATGTACGCGCAGAACTTCGGCCTACTGCAGCACGTCCGTTTCCAG ACCGCTGTAGTAAGCGTTAGGCAGACTGCGGACTTTGCCGACACCGGTCAGTGGACGGTAGAGACCGAGGGGAGCGACGGACGGCGGGAGAGTGAGGTTTTCGACGCCGTGATGGTCTGCACAGGACATTTCAACACACCACATCTGCCACTCAAACACTTTCCAG GTATAGACAGCTTCAATGGCAAGTACTTTCACAGCTGGGAATACCGAAATAGTGAGGGTCTACGGGGGAAAAGAGTGGTTGTCATCGGGATCGGGAGTTCCGGAGGCGACATTGCGGCGGAAATCAGTCGGGTTGCTGAAAAG GTGTACCTGAGCTCGAGAAGCGGCGCGTGGGTGGTGAGCCGTGTGGGACCGTGGGGCCTCCCGGTGGACATGTTGCACGTATCCCGTATGGATGCCATGCTGCAAAGACGTTTCCCTTCTTATAGCAACAGGATAGCCGAGAAGATGTTCAACCGGGTCTTCAATCACGAGCTGTACGGACTGAAGCCACGACACGG GATTTTTGAGCAAAACGCCGTGGTGAGCGACGACCTACCGGCTCGGATCATCTCCGGTTTCGTTCGGTTGAAGACAAACGTCAAGGATTTCCGCGGCTCCACTTTGGTCTTTGCCGACGGAAGTGCTGTAGACCAG GTGGACGTGGTGGTGTTTGCCACAGGCTACAACTACAGCTTCCCCTTCCTGCCTCCGACCCTGCAGGAGAAGTCGGGTTACCGCCTGTGCCTCTACAAGCACGTGTTCCCGCCCAGGCTCTCCAGACCTACGCTCGCTGTGGTGGGCTTCATCCACAGCCTGGGGTCTCTCACGCCGCAGGCGGAGATACAGGCCCGCTGGGCTACCagagttttcaaag GTTTATCAAATTTACCTACGGAGGAGATGATGCTGGATGAAATTGCGACAGAAACAGAAACCATGCACAAAAG GTACGCCTGCTCAGAACGGACCCCCATCCAGGTGGACTACATACCCTATCTGGACTCCGTGGCATCTCAGATCGGGGTTAAACCGAACGTGGCGCTGCTGCTCCTTAGCGATCCCAAACTGGCGTTCCAGGTGTTGTTCGGGCCTTGCACGTCCTATCAGTACCGACTGAAGGGTCCGGGTTGCTGGACCGGTGCTCGCCAGGCCATCTTCTCTCAGTGGGACCGGGTGGTTCGTCCATTCAACACAAAAGTGGCACCGAAAGCCCTTAAGATAAGATTGGTACCAAGACCAAGAACACCGTCCAAATTGAGCATGGTGCTTTTCTCAAGTGCAGCCTTGCTGTACGGTTCCTTCTATAATATTTAA
- the LOC144026739 gene encoding flavin-containing monooxygenase 5-like isoform X2 produces the protein MVQKVAVIGAGISGLTSIKSCLEEGLKPTCFESGPDIGGLWRFKEEPEPGRANIYESVVLNSSKERMAFSDFPPPAELPNNMRHSEVLLYLRMYAQNFGLLQHVRFQTAVVSVRQTADFADTGQWTVETEGSDGRRESEVFDAVMVCTGHFNTPHLPLKHFPGIDSFNGKYFHSWEYRNSEGLRGKRVVVIGIGSSGGDIAAEISRVAEKVYLSSRSGAWVVSRVGPWGLPVDMLHVSRMDAMLQRRFPSYSNRIAEKMFNRVFNHELYGLKPRHGIRSVGINAFTQRHRILSGVTWLTLVG, from the exons ATGGTTCAGAAGGTAGCTGTGATCGGCGCCGGGATTTCAGGCCTGACCAGCATTAAATCCTGTTTGGAAGAAGGTCTGAAGCCCACCTGCTTCGAGAGCGGGCCTGACATCGGAGGTCTATGGAGATTCAAG GAGGAACCGGAGCCCGGGCGGGCCAACATATACGAGTCGGTGGTCCTCAACAGCTCCAAGGAGAGGATGGCCTTCAGTGACTTCCCGCCTCCTGCAGAGCTCCCTAACAACATGCGCCACTCCGAAGTGCTGCTTTACCTGCGAATGTACGCGCAGAACTTCGGCCTACTGCAGCACGTCCGTTTCCAG ACCGCTGTAGTAAGCGTTAGGCAGACTGCGGACTTTGCCGACACCGGTCAGTGGACGGTAGAGACCGAGGGGAGCGACGGACGGCGGGAGAGTGAGGTTTTCGACGCCGTGATGGTCTGCACAGGACATTTCAACACACCACATCTGCCACTCAAACACTTTCCAG GTATAGACAGCTTCAATGGCAAGTACTTTCACAGCTGGGAATACCGAAATAGTGAGGGTCTACGGGGGAAAAGAGTGGTTGTCATCGGGATCGGGAGTTCCGGAGGCGACATTGCGGCGGAAATCAGTCGGGTTGCTGAAAAG GTGTACCTGAGCTCGAGAAGCGGCGCGTGGGTGGTGAGCCGTGTGGGACCGTGGGGCCTCCCGGTGGACATGTTGCACGTATCCCGTATGGATGCCATGCTGCAAAGACGTTTCCCTTCTTATAGCAACAGGATAGCCGAGAAGATGTTCAACCGGGTCTTCAATCACGAGCTGTACGGACTGAAGCCACGACACGG AATCCGGTCAGTAGGGATAAACGCTTTCACACAGCGACACCGCATCCTGTCTGGTGTGACGTGGTTGACACTTGTCGGATAG